A window from Kovacikia minuta CCNUW1 encodes these proteins:
- the rpsL gene encoding 30S ribosomal protein S12, protein MPTIQQLIRSERQNAQKKTKSPALKSCPQRRGVCTRVYTTTPKKPNSALRKVARVRLTSGYEVTAYIPGIGHNLQEHSVVMIRGGRVKDLPGVRYHIIRGTLDTAGVKDRKQGRSKYGAKLPKKS, encoded by the coding sequence ATGCCCACGATTCAGCAACTCATTCGTAGTGAGCGCCAGAATGCGCAAAAGAAAACTAAATCTCCAGCTCTGAAGAGTTGCCCTCAACGGCGTGGGGTGTGTACACGGGTTTATACCACAACTCCCAAGAAGCCTAATTCGGCACTTCGTAAAGTTGCACGGGTTCGCCTCACGTCTGGTTACGAGGTCACAGCCTATATTCCTGGAATCGGTCATAACTTGCAGGAACACTCTGTTGTCATGATCAGAGGCGGTCGGGTGAAAGATTTACCAGGCGTTCGCTATCATATTATCCGTGGAACCTTGGATACTGCTGGAGTTAAGGATCGCAAGCAAGGGCGCTCTAAATATGGTGCCAAGCTACCGAAAAAGAGCTAG
- the rpsG gene encoding 30S ribosomal protein S7: protein MSRRTKIQKRPVPPDPVHNSRLVSMMVRRIMKSGKKSIASHIIYDAFETIAQRTGADPIEVFERAVKNATPLVEVKARRVGGATYQVPMEVRPDRGTALALRWLIQYSRQRPGKSMASKLANELLDASNETGSAIRKREETHRMAEANKAFAHYRY from the coding sequence ATGTCCCGTCGCACTAAAATTCAAAAGCGTCCTGTTCCCCCGGATCCCGTCCATAACTCTCGGCTTGTTAGCATGATGGTTCGGCGGATCATGAAAAGCGGCAAGAAATCGATCGCTTCCCACATCATTTATGATGCCTTTGAAACGATCGCACAGCGCACAGGAGCAGACCCAATTGAGGTGTTTGAACGTGCAGTCAAAAACGCGACTCCCCTGGTTGAGGTAAAAGCCCGTCGGGTGGGTGGAGCAACTTATCAGGTACCGATGGAAGTTCGCCCCGATCGGGGTACAGCCCTGGCTTTACGCTGGTTGATTCAGTATTCCCGTCAGCGTCCAGGGAAAAGCATGGCTAGCAAGCTAGCCAATGAATTGCTGGACGCATCCAATGAAACGGGCAGCGCCATTCGTAAGCGAGAGGAAACCCATCGCATGGCCGAAGCAAATAAGGCATTTGCCCATTATCGGTACTAG